Genomic DNA from Spirochaeta isovalerica:
AGAATTAAAATGAGACGGCAAAAGCTCTGAAAAGATCCTCTACGATTGTAAATCCTCTTAAATCTGACGTTTCATCGTCCGGGTCGTATATATTTACTTCCATTCCATTGCTTCGCAGGTATTCTTCTTTATCCAGTTTCCGTCGACGACATCATATTTCGCCGCATCTTCATTCTTCAATAATGCCCAGTACCGGTCTCCGATCGACCAGTGCCACCATTCCGGTTCGTAATTGACAAATCCCATCCGCGATAGAGCTCTGCTCAGAATACGCCTGTTTTCCCTTGCTTCATCAGAAATGTTATCCGAGTGGAAATAAGTCGCGTTATCCGTCTCACCGGGAGTCGCATTAAACTCAGTTCCCATATCCGATTCAATTCCCTTATCGTTTATGAGCGTGATATCTATAGCGGCTCCCGTCGGATGAGGGGCGTATTCCGGCGGAGCGACGTATTTGCATGTTTCCAGATAGATTTCCTCTTCCGGTAAATCACCATAGTGCTTTCTGTTGTATTCCAGAACAGAATTGAATGAATCCTTCTGCTGCTGTAAAGGTCTGTAGGCTTCTTTTATATAGAAATTGATTCCTTCAGGCAGTAAGAGAGCTGCTTCAAGAAGCTTTATGGCTATAGTTTCTCTTGCGTAACTGAAATATTCACTTTTACTGGCAATCTGAGACATTGATAAATCGACTTTTATTCTCTTGTTTATCTCAGTCAGATTGCAGAAAGGTTCTTTACTGTTCCTTACGGGTATCTTTATCACTTCAATATCATTAATTAAAAACACTAAAATCTCCGGGCTATTAATAGTATAATATTAAACTGAATAATCCTGTATGTAAAGATGATAACCATTTTAATGATCATTAAGGATAAAATCATATCTATGGTTTATGATTTAAGTAAGTCAGAAATATCTATGGGGAAATTATGAGACCGAAGTTTATTAAATCCTTTCTCGATGAACTGTTATTGTATTCGGGGCAGTTCGCGCTTTTCTATATCATAATGCAATTGATTATTCAGAAAGGGCAGTTTCTTTTAAATGTAGGACATATGAGTCTGGTCGTCAGTCTGCTGATCCAGACCTTTCTTCTTTCCTTCAGAGCTGAACAGTCGAGGAAAGAAATCCCTTTTTTGTTTATAGTTCCCCTGCTTTACAGTCTTTTCGAATTATCAGAAGGTACAGCTTATCTTCTCAATACGGCTCATATAGGCTTCTGGTTCTTTGCCTTGATTTTTTCCATTCTCAGGTTTATCAAGTTTTCGGGAAGCGGGAGAACCAATAGATCCGTTGAGTTCAGTTATATTTTTCTCAATGTATTTATTTTTCTTTTTCTTTACTTTTATTTCGATACTTGGAAAGAAATCCAGAATTCTGATCAATTGACGATTGTCAACATCTGGAGTCATCTCACTTCCTTCCTTATCGATCCCACCCATTGGTACATCATATTCGGAGGTGCGCTGCTCGCTTTGATCATCGGTATTGGCCGTTATGAGAATTTCCGGCTGAATGAAAAGATAATTCAGCTTTTCGGGAAGTATGTTGATGAGAACGTAAGAGATACGATTCTCGAGAAAGGGGAGTATACATCAACTAAAAAGTATCTCTGCGTGCTTTTCTCCGATATTAAGAATTTCACCGCATACAGCGAAAAGAACGATGCCGAGACGGTATCTAAAATGCTTAATATCTACTTTGAATACTGGGATCGGATCGTTTCGGCCCACAACGGAACTATAGATAAATATATCGGCGATGCCATTATGGTCATATTCGGCCTGGAAAAAAAACACAATGCCTGTGAAGACGCTATTTCCTGCGCTCTGGAAGTCTGTGAATCGGAAAATATCCTTAAAGGGCTTTTGGAGGAAAGCGGGCTTCCCGTTCCGGAAGGATTCGGAGTGGGGTGCCATTACGGTGAGTTGATAGTCGGAGATATCGGAAGCACAAACCGCAAAAACTTCACGGTCATCGGCGATACAGTCAATGTCGCCTCTCGCCTCGAATCTCTGAGCAGAAAGACAAAACACAAGATTATTATTTCCATGGAAACTTTTTCACAATTAAACGGAGAACTGCAGCGCCTTTTTGAGAAAATCGGATCCATACAGTTAAAAGGGAAGAGTTCGCAGACGACAGTCTGGGGGGAGAAGATAATCTAGCTTTTCAAGAGGCTGCTTAATGATCCGGTTTTTCGTAATTCATATATTTTCAGGATCGATAGACAAATTCCGGTAATTGAGATCCTCTCTCAATGTAAACCCGAGAGATTCCCAGAAACCGTTCCCTCTTAAATTATCTTTGTAGACAACAAGAGCTACCTTTCTGATTCCCTCCTTCCTGAGCGAAGTCAATGCCCGATCAACAAGCGCTTTTCCAATACCCTGCCGCCGGAAGTCTCTGTGAACGGCAGCATGATAGATATATCCCCGCCTGCCGTCGTGTCCTGTTAAAATAACGCCGACCAGCTTTTTTCCTTCTCTGCAGATGAAGTTCGTTTCCGGATTTCTCTTAAGAAAAAAATCTATTCCCTTTCTGGAATCGTCGAGAGATCTCAGGCCCATGCCTTGTGTTTCGGACCAGAGCTTGAAAGCATCATCGTAATCGGCAATTGTCATTAAAGATATGTTTATATTGAACTCCTTATCGTCCCATCAATGTAATCATGATATTATTAATTCCGATAGTCGATTTTTTGTTTATTAAATCCATTTTTTTCCAATAAAAAAGATGACTGCCCATTGGCTGGTGATTTACACATGCTCTGTCGGGATGGATTCGTATGATGCGAGTTTGCGTTTTTTATATTCTTTAAAGGTCTCATTGTATATGTCCACAGGCCGGCAGGTGTATTTGTAGAGGTTTTCATCATGTCTAAACCAGTCATAGAGGATTTTTATGTCATCGGGAGCTATCGGTTTCAGTTGTATCATTTTTTCCAACAAGTCATATTTTAAACAGTGTATATTGCTTCTTCTGCTATATCAAGAAAGAATGTGGATATAAAACAAGCAGGGCTCTGAATCCGGCTTTCAATATTCGCATATAGGCTGTCCGGAAGGGCGGCCGGAAATTTCAAATCTTAACTATCCGTTATATTGTGGAACAGTTGTATTAATAGAGTTATAGTATTTCTTATGAAAGCTATAATCAGTACAAAAGCAGGTTCTCCCGACGTTCTTGAACTAAGGGAAATACCTATACCAATACCGAAAGATAATGAAATTCTTGTAAAAGTCCATTGTGCCTCTGTCACTGCAGGAGATGCCGCGCTGCGCCGGTTCAACAGGGCCGTACTGTCTGTCGTCGGCCTTCTCGCGGGATTCAAACCCATGATAATTCCCGGAGTGGAATTTTCCGGAGTCATTGAGGCGACCGGGATGAGGGTTAAATCTTTTCAGCCGGGAGATGAAGTGCGGGGAACCACAACCGGACTGAGCAAAGGGGCCAATGCGGAATATGTCTGTGTTCCCGAAACTTCGAGACATGGTGTTCTTATCAGAAAATCCCCCCATGTCACTCACCGCGAAGCGGCCGCCGCTACGGTCGGCCCTATGACCGCCGTTCAGCTTCTGAAAAAAGCGGGACTGAAACCCGGTGAAATGACACTGGTCTATGGCGCATCTGGCTCGGTCGGAAGCGCTGCGCTTCATATCGCCGCGCATTACGGTGGAGC
This window encodes:
- a CDS encoding GNAT family N-acetyltransferase, whose translation is MNISLMTIADYDDAFKLWSETQGMGLRSLDDSRKGIDFFLKRNPETNFICREGKKLVGVILTGHDGRRGYIYHAAVHRDFRRQGIGKALVDRALTSLRKEGIRKVALVVYKDNLRGNGFWESLGFTLREDLNYRNLSIDPENI
- a CDS encoding adenylate/guanylate cyclase domain-containing protein, coding for MRPKFIKSFLDELLLYSGQFALFYIIMQLIIQKGQFLLNVGHMSLVVSLLIQTFLLSFRAEQSRKEIPFLFIVPLLYSLFELSEGTAYLLNTAHIGFWFFALIFSILRFIKFSGSGRTNRSVEFSYIFLNVFIFLFLYFYFDTWKEIQNSDQLTIVNIWSHLTSFLIDPTHWYIIFGGALLALIIGIGRYENFRLNEKIIQLFGKYVDENVRDTILEKGEYTSTKKYLCVLFSDIKNFTAYSEKNDAETVSKMLNIYFEYWDRIVSAHNGTIDKYIGDAIMVIFGLEKKHNACEDAISCALEVCESENILKGLLEESGLPVPEGFGVGCHYGELIVGDIGSTNRKNFTVIGDTVNVASRLESLSRKTKHKIIISMETFSQLNGELQRLFEKIGSIQLKGKSSQTTVWGEKII
- a CDS encoding M15 family metallopeptidase, with the protein product MFLINDIEVIKIPVRNSKEPFCNLTEINKRIKVDLSMSQIASKSEYFSYARETIAIKLLEAALLLPEGINFYIKEAYRPLQQQKDSFNSVLEYNRKHYGDLPEEEIYLETCKYVAPPEYAPHPTGAAIDITLINDKGIESDMGTEFNATPGETDNATYFHSDNISDEARENRRILSRALSRMGFVNYEPEWWHWSIGDRYWALLKNEDAAKYDVVDGNWIKKNTCEAMEWK
- a CDS encoding NAD(P)-dependent alcohol dehydrogenase; the encoded protein is MKAIISTKAGSPDVLELREIPIPIPKDNEILVKVHCASVTAGDAALRRFNRAVLSVVGLLAGFKPMIIPGVEFSGVIEATGMRVKSFQPGDEVRGTTTGLSKGANAEYVCVPETSRHGVLIRKSPHVTHREAAAATVGPMTAVQLLKKAGLKPGEMTLVYGASGSVGSAALHIAAHYGGAVDGVCSGTNIELVQSLGAEIVYDYKTVDFISSGKKYDVIFDAVGKLKKTDALKALKEKGRFVSVKSMTKEVKEELEFIQDLQVKGKLKPFIDKSYPLEEVKDAHILVDSGRKRGNIVISISGE